The following coding sequences are from one Aliarcobacter skirrowii CCUG 10374 window:
- a CDS encoding quinone-dependent dihydroorotate dehydrogenase, giving the protein MLSYETLKKVLFKFEPETAHNIAEFSLKFLGNCKILKNSYEKKNFVEDKILEQELFKRVFKNPVGLAAGFDKNATMIKSMKSLGFGFTEIGTVTLMPQDGNAKPRMFRYPEQKSVQNAMGFNNLGAHKVLKNLKKLYPFSIPIGVNIGKNKYTPEEFAISDYKNLIKKLHEYADYLIINISSPNTPNLRDLQNENFIKELFSMAKELTNKPIFLKIAPDMDITQAINLCNVAINEGASGIIANNTTIDYSLVEGCKDFGGLSGECLREKSSLFFKELSFELFGKTTLISVGGINSAQEAYERIKNGASLVQVYSALIFEGPSLAKKINEGLIELLKADGYSNISQAIGANLK; this is encoded by the coding sequence TTGTTAAGTTATGAAACTCTTAAAAAAGTACTATTTAAATTTGAACCTGAAACTGCACACAATATTGCAGAATTTAGCCTAAAATTTTTAGGAAATTGTAAAATTCTTAAAAATTCTTATGAAAAAAAGAATTTTGTTGAAGATAAAATATTAGAGCAAGAGTTATTTAAAAGAGTTTTTAAAAATCCTGTTGGATTAGCTGCTGGTTTTGATAAAAATGCAACAATGATAAAATCAATGAAAAGCTTAGGATTTGGTTTTACAGAGATTGGAACTGTAACTTTAATGCCACAAGATGGAAATGCAAAGCCTAGAATGTTTAGATACCCTGAACAAAAATCTGTTCAAAATGCTATGGGATTTAATAATTTAGGTGCTCATAAAGTTCTTAAAAACTTAAAAAAACTATACCCTTTTTCAATTCCAATTGGTGTAAATATTGGAAAAAACAAATATACACCTGAAGAGTTTGCAATAAGTGATTATAAAAATTTAATTAAAAAGCTTCATGAGTATGCTGATTATTTGATTATAAATATCTCAAGTCCAAATACTCCAAATTTAAGAGATTTGCAAAATGAGAACTTTATAAAAGAGCTTTTTTCAATGGCAAAAGAGCTAACAAATAAACCAATATTTTTAAAAATTGCTCCTGATATGGATATAACTCAAGCAATAAATCTTTGTAATGTAGCAATTAATGAAGGTGCTAGTGGAATTATTGCAAATAATACAACTATTGATTATAGTTTAGTTGAAGGTTGTAAAGATTTTGGTGGATTAAGTGGTGAATGCTTAAGAGAGAAATCATCTCTATTTTTTAAAGAGCTATCATTTGAGCTATTTGGAAAAACTACACTTATAAGTGTTGGTGGGATAAATAGTGCGCAAGAGGCTTATGAGAGAATTAAAAATGGTGCATCTTTAGTACAAGTATACTCAGCACTTATTTTTGAAGGTCCATCTTTAGCAAAAAAGATAAATGAGGGTTTAATTGAGCTTTTAAAAGCTGATGGTTATTCAAATATATCACAAGCAATAGGTGCAAATTTAAAATAA
- a CDS encoding M16 family metallopeptidase — protein sequence MSANSLPNYYTKTLKNGLEVVAIPMENDSNVVSVNVFYKVGSRDEIMGKSGIAHMLEHLNFKSTKNLKAGEFDEIVKGFGGVNNAGTSFDYTHYFIKTASKNTDKSLELFAELMQNLNLKDKEFQPERDVVAEERRWRTDNNPMGYLQFRLFNNSYIYHPYHWTPIGFMSDIQNWKIEDIKDFHSRYYQPKNAIVVVSGDIKKDEVFSLVKKNFKDIKNKKDISNSVHMVEPVQDGERRATIYKDSSVQMIAMAYHIPNFEHKDQVALSALSQLLSSGKSSILQKVLVDKKRLVNSIYAYNLELKDPGLFIFMAVANENIDALKIEKEILDIIAQIQAGKVSKKDIDKIKINTKADFIYSLESSSDVASLFGNYFVRGNIKPLLEYEKNLESLTVEDIVNVAKKYLVSKNSTTIILKDDK from the coding sequence ATGAGTGCAAATAGTTTACCAAACTACTATACAAAAACATTAAAGAATGGATTAGAAGTTGTAGCGATTCCTATGGAAAATGACTCAAATGTTGTATCTGTAAATGTTTTTTATAAAGTTGGAAGTAGAGATGAGATTATGGGTAAAAGTGGAATAGCTCATATGCTAGAACACCTAAATTTTAAATCTACAAAAAATTTAAAAGCTGGTGAGTTTGATGAGATTGTAAAAGGTTTTGGTGGAGTTAATAATGCAGGAACTAGTTTTGATTACACTCACTATTTTATAAAAACAGCATCAAAAAATACAGATAAATCTTTAGAGTTATTTGCTGAATTAATGCAAAATTTAAATTTAAAAGATAAAGAGTTTCAACCAGAACGAGATGTTGTAGCTGAAGAGAGACGTTGGAGAACAGATAATAATCCAATGGGATATTTACAATTTAGACTATTTAACAATAGCTACATATATCACCCTTATCACTGGACTCCAATTGGATTTATGAGTGATATTCAAAATTGGAAAATTGAAGATATAAAAGATTTTCATTCAAGATACTATCAACCAAAAAATGCAATAGTTGTTGTAAGTGGAGATATTAAAAAAGATGAAGTTTTTTCACTTGTAAAGAAAAATTTTAAAGATATAAAAAATAAAAAAGATATCTCAAACTCTGTTCATATGGTTGAGCCTGTTCAAGATGGTGAAAGAAGAGCTACAATCTATAAAGATTCAAGTGTGCAGATGATTGCAATGGCTTATCATATTCCAAACTTTGAACACAAAGATCAAGTTGCTTTATCTGCTTTATCTCAACTTTTAAGCAGTGGTAAAAGCTCAATTTTACAAAAAGTTTTAGTAGATAAAAAAAGATTAGTAAATTCAATATATGCCTATAACTTGGAGCTAAAAGACCCTGGATTATTTATTTTTATGGCAGTTGCAAATGAAAATATTGATGCTTTAAAAATAGAAAAAGAGATTTTAGATATAATTGCGCAAATTCAAGCAGGAAAAGTTTCAAAAAAAGATATTGACAAAATCAAAATCAACACAAAAGCTGACTTTATTTATTCACTAGAGAGCTCTAGTGATGTTGCATCTTTATTTGGAAACTATTTTGTAAGAGGTAATATAAAACCACTTTTAGAGTATGAAAAAAATTTAGAAAGTTTAACTGTTGAAGATATTGTAAATGTTGCAAAAAAATATCTAGTTAGCAAAAATTCAACTACTATTATTTTAAAAGATGATAAATAG
- the dapA gene encoding 4-hydroxy-tetrahydrodipicolinate synthase codes for MENIIGSMTALVTPFKNGKVDLEKYESLIKRQIAYGADVVSPVGTTGESATLSHKEHKECIEVAVATCKGTSTKVLAGAGSNATHEACDLAKFAQSIGADAILSIAPYYNKPTQEGLYEHYKAIASSVEIPFMLYNVPGRTGVDLLPQTAIKLFDDVKNIYGIKEATGSLERATSIISQRENFFVFSGDDGVDFAMLASGAKGIVSVTANLVPDLKSKLVKSIFSGDYQTALKIHNDLYELNQALFCESNPIPIKAAMYLAGLLDTLEFRLPLTSPSKETIKKLENLLKKYEVKK; via the coding sequence ATGGAAAATATTATAGGTTCAATGACCGCACTTGTAACCCCATTTAAAAATGGGAAAGTGGATTTAGAAAAATATGAATCTTTGATAAAAAGACAAATAGCATACGGTGCTGATGTTGTATCTCCTGTTGGGACAACTGGAGAGAGTGCAACTTTATCTCATAAAGAGCATAAAGAGTGTATTGAAGTTGCAGTTGCAACTTGTAAAGGAACATCTACAAAAGTTCTTGCTGGTGCTGGTTCAAATGCAACTCATGAAGCATGTGATCTTGCTAAATTTGCACAAAGTATTGGAGCAGATGCAATTTTATCAATTGCTCCATATTATAATAAACCAACTCAAGAGGGACTTTATGAGCACTATAAAGCGATTGCTTCAAGTGTTGAAATACCTTTTATGTTATACAATGTTCCTGGGCGTACTGGAGTTGATTTGTTACCACAAACAGCAATTAAACTTTTTGATGATGTAAAAAATATTTATGGAATAAAAGAGGCAACTGGTTCACTTGAGCGTGCTACATCAATTATATCTCAAAGAGAAAATTTCTTTGTTTTTTCAGGTGATGATGGTGTTGATTTTGCAATGCTAGCAAGTGGAGCAAAAGGAATTGTTTCAGTTACTGCAAACTTGGTTCCAGATTTAAAATCAAAACTAGTTAAATCTATATTTAGTGGTGATTATCAAACTGCATTAAAAATACACAATGATTTATATGAGTTAAATCAAGCACTTTTTTGTGAAAGTAACCCTATTCCAATAAAAGCAGCTATGTATTTAGCTGGATTGTTAGATACTCTTGAGTTTAGACTTCCATTAACAAGTCCAAGTAAAGAGACAATAAAAAAATTAGAAAATTTATTAAAAAAATACGAGGTAAAAAAATAA
- a CDS encoding YggS family pyridoxal phosphate-dependent enzyme, with amino-acid sequence MNKQTATKNLDSLITKVEAARLRVSEHHIVKIVGVSKYSTAQDVKTLYEAGQRAFGENKVQDLKQKSEELEEFPIEWHFIGTLQKNKINNLIDLNPTLVQSLDSLDLAIELNKKLESKNKKLSCLLQINSAYEDSKSGVYPEVAVKTYKDILEKCPNIILKGVMSIGAHVEDENIIKESFKTTKKIFDELAPFNPQYCSMGMSSDFELAIECGSNLIRVGSSLFKNK; translated from the coding sequence ATGAATAAACAAACTGCTACAAAAAATTTAGACTCTTTAATTACAAAAGTGGAAGCAGCAAGATTAAGAGTTAGCGAACACCACATTGTAAAAATTGTTGGTGTTTCAAAATATTCTACAGCACAAGATGTAAAAACTCTATATGAAGCTGGTCAAAGAGCTTTTGGTGAAAACAAAGTTCAAGATTTAAAACAAAAAAGCGAAGAGCTTGAAGAGTTTCCAATTGAGTGGCACTTTATTGGAACTTTACAAAAAAATAAGATAAATAACTTAATAGATTTAAATCCTACTTTAGTTCAATCTTTAGACTCTCTTGATTTAGCGATTGAGTTAAATAAAAAACTTGAATCTAAAAATAAAAAACTATCTTGTTTACTTCAAATAAACTCTGCTTATGAAGATAGTAAATCAGGTGTTTATCCAGAAGTTGCAGTTAAAACATACAAAGATATTTTAGAAAAGTGTCCAAATATAATTTTAAAAGGTGTTATGAGTATAGGTGCTCATGTTGAAGATGAAAATATTATAAAAGAGTCTTTTAAAACAACAAAAAAAATTTTTGATGAATTAGCTCCTTTTAATCCACAATATTGCTCAATGGGAATGAGTAGTGATTTTGAGTTAGCAATTGAGTGTGGATCAAATCTTATTAGAGTTGGTTCATCTTTATTCAAAAATAAATAA
- a CDS encoding enoyl-ACP reductase gives MNSYMKGKTLVISGGTKGIGKECVYKFASNGVNVAFTYNSNAEVAQNICKDVEAKFGVKCRAYSFNILEPEKYVELFEEIDKDFDRVDFFISNAMIYGRAVVGGYGKFMKLKPRGLNNIYTATVNAFVCGAQQAAKRMQKVGGGAIVSLSSTGNLVYIENYAGHGTNKAAVEAMVRYAANELGEFNIRVNAVSGGPIDTDALKAFTNYEEVKAKTTELSPLKRMGQPEDLAQSCYFLCANDASWITGHTLIVDGGTTFR, from the coding sequence ATGAATAGTTATATGAAGGGAAAAACATTAGTAATTTCAGGTGGTACAAAAGGTATCGGTAAAGAGTGTGTTTATAAATTTGCAAGCAATGGTGTAAATGTTGCATTCACATATAACTCAAATGCAGAAGTTGCACAAAATATTTGTAAAGATGTTGAAGCTAAATTTGGTGTGAAATGTAGAGCATATTCATTTAATATTTTAGAACCTGAAAAATATGTTGAACTATTTGAAGAGATTGATAAAGATTTTGATAGAGTAGATTTCTTTATCTCAAATGCAATGATATACGGACGAGCTGTTGTTGGTGGATATGGTAAATTTATGAAACTAAAACCAAGAGGATTAAATAATATCTATACTGCAACTGTAAATGCTTTTGTATGTGGAGCACAACAAGCTGCGAAAAGAATGCAAAAAGTTGGTGGTGGGGCAATTGTATCTCTATCTTCAACTGGTAATTTAGTATATATTGAAAACTACGCAGGTCATGGAACAAACAAAGCTGCTGTTGAAGCAATGGTTAGATATGCTGCAAATGAACTTGGTGAATTTAATATTAGAGTAAATGCAGTTTCAGGTGGTCCTATTGATACAGATGCACTAAAAGCATTTACAAACTATGAAGAGGTAAAAGCAAAAACAACTGAATTGTCTCCATTAAAAAGAATGGGACAACCTGAAGATTTAGCACAATCTTGCTACTTCTTATGTGCAAACGATGCTTCATGGATTACAGGTCACACATTAATAGTTGACGGTGGGACAACTTTTAGATAA
- the murJ gene encoding murein biosynthesis integral membrane protein MurJ — MRLIKSIFTNSSGILFSRVTGFIRDLMTASILGANVYSDIFFIAFKFPNLFRSIFADGAFTQAFIPSYAKSKFKIRFSSIIFLQILAFLIVLSLVVTLFSHLFAKAFAIGFTKETIDLAAPLFAINFYYLPLIFIVTFMGALLQYKHHFATTAYSTALLNLSMIASLIIAKGLESYTITFYLSFGVIIGGILQVAVHLIAIKRANLCKIFTFKKHKKKEENRFYKNFFAATLGSSTLHISAFIDTWLASFLVSGSISYLYYANRVFQLPLAIFAIATSIALFPMVARAIKNKDEQRALKLMKKSSLILFVVLSFSMLVGIILDEFIIKILFQRGAFTSEDTVNTALILTMYLIGLLPFGLAKIFSLWLYAKEQQLLSAKISMQSLAWNIVFSLALIYPFEAAGLAFASTLSGFILFYLTIKAFGFRKFINMFKKA; from the coding sequence ATGAGATTAATTAAATCAATATTTACAAATAGTAGTGGAATTTTATTCTCAAGAGTAACAGGTTTTATAAGAGATTTAATGACAGCTTCAATTTTAGGAGCAAATGTATATTCAGATATATTTTTTATAGCATTTAAATTTCCAAACTTATTTAGAAGTATCTTTGCTGATGGAGCTTTTACTCAAGCATTTATACCATCTTATGCAAAATCAAAATTTAAGATCAGATTCTCTTCTATTATATTTTTACAAATTTTAGCTTTTTTAATAGTTTTATCTTTGGTTGTTACACTATTTTCTCACCTTTTTGCAAAAGCTTTTGCAATTGGATTTACCAAAGAGACTATCGATTTAGCAGCACCACTTTTTGCTATAAATTTTTACTATTTGCCACTTATATTTATAGTTACTTTTATGGGGGCTTTACTTCAATATAAACACCACTTTGCAACAACAGCATACTCAACTGCTCTTTTAAATCTATCTATGATTGCAAGTTTGATTATTGCAAAAGGCTTAGAGAGTTATACCATAACTTTTTATCTCTCATTTGGTGTAATAATTGGTGGAATTTTGCAAGTAGCTGTTCATCTAATAGCTATAAAAAGAGCAAATTTATGCAAAATTTTTACTTTTAAAAAACATAAGAAAAAAGAGGAAAACAGATTTTATAAGAACTTTTTTGCAGCAACTTTAGGCTCTTCAACTCTACACATATCTGCATTTATTGATACTTGGCTTGCATCTTTTTTAGTAAGTGGTTCAATATCTTATTTGTACTATGCAAATAGAGTTTTTCAACTCCCCCTTGCAATTTTTGCAATAGCAACATCAATTGCACTATTTCCAATGGTTGCAAGGGCTATTAAAAACAAAGATGAACAACGAGCTTTGAAACTTATGAAAAAATCATCTTTGATTTTGTTTGTAGTTTTAAGTTTTTCAATGCTTGTTGGAATTATTTTAGATGAATTTATAATAAAAATACTATTTCAAAGAGGTGCCTTTACAAGTGAAGACACAGTAAACACAGCACTTATTTTGACAATGTATTTAATAGGGCTTCTTCCATTTGGTTTAGCAAAAATATTTTCACTTTGGTTATATGCAAAAGAGCAACAACTTTTAAGTGCAAAAATATCTATGCAGAGTTTAGCTTGGAACATAGTATTCTCTCTTGCTTTAATATATCCATTTGAAGCTGCTGGATTAGCATTTGCTAGCACTTTAAGTGGTTTTATTCTTTTTTATCTTACAATCAAAGCTTTTGGTTTTAGAAAATTTATTAATATGTTTAAAAAGGCTTAG
- the pgsA gene encoding CDP-diacylglycerol--glycerol-3-phosphate 3-phosphatidyltransferase: MSKNLNLPNILALFRIALAPLMLWFFLNRDNPLFSSWHPSWFDYFAGLIFVIASVTDFFDGYIARTWNQMTKLGGILDPLADKMLVLAGFLGLMVIDRADVWAVFLILSREFFITGLRVVAVAEGKNVASTMAGKIKTVVQMIAIGFLTMNWPFATEILWFAVILTLYSGYEYTRDYFKN, encoded by the coding sequence ATGTCGAAAAATCTAAATCTTCCAAATATTTTAGCTCTATTTAGAATAGCATTAGCTCCGCTAATGCTATGGTTTTTTCTAAATAGAGATAACCCACTTTTCTCCTCTTGGCATCCATCTTGGTTTGACTATTTTGCTGGACTTATATTTGTAATTGCTTCTGTTACAGATTTTTTTGATGGATATATTGCACGAACTTGGAATCAAATGACAAAACTTGGTGGAATTTTAGATCCACTTGCTGATAAAATGCTTGTTCTTGCTGGATTTTTGGGTTTAATGGTTATTGATAGAGCTGATGTATGGGCTGTTTTTTTAATCCTTTCAAGAGAGTTTTTTATAACAGGTCTTAGAGTTGTAGCAGTAGCTGAAGGTAAAAATGTAGCTAGTACAATGGCTGGAAAAATTAAAACTGTAGTTCAAATGATTGCAATTGGATTTTTAACTATGAACTGGCCTTTTGCAACAGAAATATTATGGTTTGCTGTAATATTAACTTTATACTCTGGATATGAATATACAAGAGATTATTTTAAAAATTAA
- a CDS encoding ABC transporter ATP-binding protein translates to MRKFLKQYTPFYKNYILEIILGFIGILLVAGATAGTAYAIQPLLDDIFINKDEEMLYIMPIIIILLYFAKGLGTYLQAYFVSYIGQDITRIVRDGLFGHILKLDYIFFQKIHTGELVSRIINDINRIQRAVSNSFAELIRESLTIVALVGLVIYRSPELAFYGLVVLPLAFYPLSLLAKKMKKLSFKSQESNSDITSSLTESFNNIEIIKANSTEELEKKKFTILNMIFFKYNMKAVKTNELTSPLMEILGSLAFATVVVVGGLKVINGELTTGEFSSFIAALFMLYTPIKRLSKLYNSMQDAIAANDRIMDMFKIKPNVVSGTLTIQEEISNIKFSNVGLFYDDFEALKNINLDAKKGEIVALVGDSGGGKSSFINLLPRFYDASSGEILLNSININQFDLKSLRDSISIVTQRVYIFNDTIAANVAYGQELDEVKVIEALKQAHAYEFVLKMKKGIHTVLDEAGTNLSGGQRQRVAIARALYKNPKILILDEATSALDNKSEEIVSQVIQEVSKQRVTFVIAHRLSTIKNATKIAVFKSGKILDIGTYDELLNRCDEFKRLHNSANI, encoded by the coding sequence ATGAGAAAGTTTTTAAAACAGTATACACCATTTTATAAAAATTATATTTTAGAGATTATTTTAGGTTTTATAGGAATTTTACTTGTAGCTGGTGCAACTGCTGGAACAGCTTATGCAATTCAACCACTGCTAGATGATATTTTCATAAATAAAGATGAAGAGATGCTTTATATTATGCCTATAATAATTATTTTGCTCTATTTTGCAAAAGGTTTAGGAACATATCTTCAAGCTTATTTTGTATCTTATATTGGTCAAGATATCACTAGAATTGTAAGAGATGGTTTGTTTGGTCATATTTTAAAACTTGATTATATATTTTTTCAAAAAATTCACACAGGTGAGCTTGTAAGTAGAATAATAAATGATATAAATAGAATTCAAAGAGCTGTTTCAAACTCTTTTGCAGAGCTAATAAGAGAGAGTTTAACAATTGTTGCACTTGTAGGACTTGTAATTTACAGATCACCAGAACTTGCTTTTTATGGATTAGTTGTACTTCCACTCGCTTTTTATCCTCTTAGTCTATTAGCAAAAAAGATGAAAAAACTATCTTTTAAATCTCAAGAGAGCAACTCTGATATAACTTCAAGTTTAACAGAATCTTTTAATAATATAGAGATAATAAAAGCAAATAGTACAGAAGAGTTAGAGAAGAAAAAATTTACAATTTTAAATATGATTTTTTTTAAATACAATATGAAAGCTGTTAAGACAAATGAGTTAACATCGCCTTTAATGGAGATTTTAGGAAGTTTAGCATTTGCAACAGTTGTAGTTGTTGGTGGCCTGAAGGTAATAAATGGTGAACTTACAACAGGTGAGTTTAGTTCATTTATAGCAGCACTATTTATGTTATACACACCAATAAAAAGATTATCAAAACTATATAATAGTATGCAAGATGCAATCGCTGCAAATGATAGAATTATGGATATGTTTAAAATAAAACCAAATGTTGTATCAGGAACACTTACTATACAAGAAGAGATATCAAATATTAAATTTTCAAATGTTGGTCTGTTTTATGATGATTTTGAAGCATTAAAAAATATAAATCTTGATGCAAAAAAGGGCGAAATTGTAGCCTTAGTTGGAGATAGTGGTGGTGGAAAATCATCATTTATAAATCTACTTCCTAGATTTTACGATGCAAGTAGTGGTGAAATTTTACTAAATAGCATAAATATAAATCAATTTGATTTAAAATCTTTAAGAGATAGTATTAGCATAGTTACTCAAAGAGTATATATTTTTAATGACACAATTGCAGCAAATGTTGCTTATGGTCAAGAGTTAGATGAAGTTAAAGTTATAGAGGCTTTAAAACAAGCTCACGCATACGAATTTGTTTTAAAGATGAAAAAAGGCATTCATACAGTTTTAGATGAAGCTGGAACAAATTTAAGTGGTGGTCAAAGACAAAGAGTTGCAATTGCTAGAGCTTTATATAAAAATCCAAAAATATTAATTCTTGATGAAGCAACTTCAGCTCTTGACAATAAAAGCGAAGAGATTGTAAGTCAAGTTATTCAAGAGGTTAGCAAACAAAGAGTTACTTTTGTAATTGCTCATAGACTAAGTACAATTAAAAATGCAACTAAAATTGCTGTTTTTAAAAGTGGAAAAATCTTAGATATTGGAACTTATGATGAGTTATTAAATAGATGCGATGAGTTTAAAAGACTTCATAATTCAGCAAATATTTGA
- the rseP gene encoding RIP metalloprotease RseP: MGTITFLLVLSFLVFFHELGHFLAARFFGVKVEKFSIGFGKAIYSKYWAGTTWQFAMIPLGGYVQMKGQDDSKPTLVETGNDSYNTKKPWQRIIILFAGPFANFLLAAVLYFCMAQMGATTLAPAVGQIQENSVAFNAGIKPNDEIVRINDTEIKSWDDIGKVITSTQGALQFYIKRDNQLLVKIINPQVSDAKNMFNENIKKRMIGISPSGKVVTLNLGFYDSLIYAYEKTIFASTMIFQGIQKLIQGVIPSSEIGGVITIGKVISDASQSSIIALLAITALISVNLGVINLLPIPALDGGHIMFNLYEMIARKKPSDQVFMFLTIMGWIILASLMILGIYNDINRIFLNN, encoded by the coding sequence TTGGGAACTATTACATTTTTATTAGTTTTATCTTTTTTAGTATTTTTTCATGAATTAGGACACTTTTTAGCAGCAAGATTTTTTGGTGTAAAGGTTGAAAAATTTTCAATTGGATTTGGAAAAGCAATTTATAGTAAATATTGGGCAGGTACAACTTGGCAATTTGCTATGATACCACTTGGTGGATATGTACAAATGAAAGGTCAAGATGACTCAAAACCTACTTTAGTAGAAACAGGAAATGACTCATACAATACAAAAAAACCTTGGCAAAGAATTATAATTTTATTTGCAGGTCCTTTTGCAAACTTTTTATTAGCAGCAGTTTTATATTTTTGTATGGCTCAAATGGGAGCAACTACCTTAGCTCCTGCAGTTGGTCAAATTCAAGAAAACTCAGTTGCATTTAATGCTGGAATAAAACCAAATGATGAGATAGTTAGAATAAATGATACAGAGATTAAATCTTGGGATGATATAGGTAAAGTTATCACTTCAACACAAGGTGCTTTACAATTTTATATAAAAAGAGATAATCAGCTTTTAGTAAAAATTATAAATCCTCAAGTTTCTGATGCAAAAAATATGTTCAATGAAAACATTAAAAAAAGAATGATTGGTATCTCTCCAAGTGGTAAAGTTGTAACTTTAAATTTAGGTTTTTATGACTCTTTAATTTATGCTTATGAAAAAACAATCTTTGCCTCAACAATGATTTTTCAAGGTATTCAAAAATTAATTCAAGGTGTAATTCCAAGTAGCGAGATTGGTGGAGTTATTACTATTGGAAAAGTTATAAGTGATGCAAGTCAAAGCTCTATAATAGCACTGTTAGCAATAACTGCATTAATTTCTGTAAATCTAGGAGTTATAAATCTTCTTCCAATTCCAGCACTTGATGGTGGACATATTATGTTTAATCTTTATGAGATGATTGCAAGAAAGAAACCAAGTGATCAAGTTTTTATGTTTTTAACAATTATGGGATGGATAATTTTAGCCTCACTTATGATTTTAGGTATTTATAACGATATAAATAGAATATTTTTAAATAATTAA